The following are from one region of the Staphylococcus argenteus genome:
- the comGB gene encoding competence type IV pilus assembly protein ComGB, with protein sequence MKVQWIRIFKKYSKKQQLNKAQQIELIVNLKNLLQYGFTLYQSFQFLNLQIKYKDKELSSKILSEISNGASCSKILAMLGYSDTIVMQIYLAERFGNIVDILDETVKFMKINRKSEQRLLKTLQYPLVLVSVFIGMIMMLNITVIPQFQQLYTSMNIKLSTFKKALSFFISSLPSLILITIFLILILTTSIKLIYNRLTMLYKINFMMKMPILSSYYKLFKTYFVTNELVLFYKNGITLQSIVDVYINHSSDPFRQFLGEYLLTYSEKGHGLPEILSNLKCFKPQLIKFIQQGEKRGKLEVELRLYSQILVKQIEDKAIRQTQFIQPILFLILGLFIVAIYLVIMLPMFQMMQSIN encoded by the coding sequence GTGAAAGTACAATGGATACGTATATTTAAAAAATATTCTAAGAAACAACAATTAAACAAAGCACAACAAATAGAGTTAATTGTAAATTTAAAGAATTTACTACAATATGGGTTCACATTATATCAAAGCTTTCAGTTTCTAAACCTTCAAATTAAATATAAAGATAAAGAACTATCGTCAAAAATTCTTAGCGAAATTTCAAATGGTGCATCGTGTAGCAAAATACTAGCCATGTTAGGCTATAGTGATACTATAGTAATGCAAATTTACTTAGCAGAAAGGTTTGGTAATATTGTAGATATCTTAGATGAAACAGTGAAATTTATGAAAATAAATAGAAAATCCGAGCAAAGATTATTAAAAACTTTGCAATATCCCTTAGTGTTAGTTTCAGTATTTATAGGAATGATTATGATGTTGAATATCACTGTTATTCCACAATTCCAACAACTATATACTTCAATGAATATTAAATTATCAACATTTAAAAAAGCACTTTCCTTTTTTATCTCAAGTTTACCCTCATTAATTTTAATAACAATTTTTCTTATTTTAATTTTAACCACCTCAATAAAATTAATTTATAACAGGCTAACGATGTTATATAAAATCAACTTTATGATGAAGATGCCAATTTTATCCAGTTATTATAAGTTGTTCAAAACATATTTTGTTACAAATGAATTAGTTTTATTCTATAAAAATGGTATTACACTCCAATCTATCGTTGATGTTTATATCAATCATAGTAGTGATCCATTCAGACAATTTTTAGGTGAATATTTATTAACATATTCAGAAAAAGGACATGGGTTACCAGAAATTTTATCAAATTTAAAGTGCTTTAAACCACAATTGATAAAGTTTATACAGCAAGGTGAAAAAAGAGGGAAATTAGAAGTTGAGCTTAGATTATACTCTCAAATTTTAGTGAAACAAATTGAAGATAAAGCGATTCGTCAAACTCAATTTATACAACCAATTTTATTTTTAATCTTAGGGCTTTTTATTGTTGCAATTTATTTAGTAATAATGCTACCAATGTTCCAAATGATGCAAAGTATTAATTAG
- a CDS encoding shikimate kinase, with amino-acid sequence MELNRAPIILIGFMGSGKSTIGKYVAEKQNLNFVDLDLYIEDKQKLTIPEIFNQNDERYFRELEFKYLQECVNNADIIATGGGIIESNDAFNYLKNQKNIIWLDCEIEILFSRINHDPHRPNASNKTLEQLNDLYCSRFLRYNEIAFKKLDSNLLSISEIYYELLNLINASDQY; translated from the coding sequence ATGGAGCTAAATAGAGCACCAATTATATTAATTGGTTTCATGGGTAGTGGTAAGTCAACAATTGGTAAATATGTTGCAGAAAAACAAAATTTGAATTTTGTTGATCTTGATTTATATATTGAAGACAAACAAAAATTAACAATTCCAGAAATCTTTAATCAGAATGATGAACGTTATTTTAGGGAACTTGAATTTAAATATTTACAAGAGTGTGTTAATAATGCTGATATTATTGCTACGGGTGGAGGTATCATTGAAAGTAATGATGCGTTCAATTATTTGAAAAATCAAAAAAATATTATATGGTTAGATTGTGAAATCGAAATATTATTCAGCAGAATAAATCATGATCCACATCGTCCGAATGCTAGCAATAAGACATTAGAGCAATTAAATGACTTGTATTGCTCTCGGTTTTTAAGATATAATGAAATCGCATTCAAGAAATTAGATAGTAATCTACTATCAATTTCAGAAATATATTATGAATTGCTAAATTTAATAAATGCGAGTGATCAGTATTAG
- the rpmG gene encoding 50S ribosomal protein L33 — protein sequence MRVNVTLACTECGDRNYITTKNKRNNPERVEMKKFCSRENKQTLHRETK from the coding sequence ATGCGCGTAAACGTAACATTAGCTTGTACGGAATGTGGTGACAGAAACTACATTACAACTAAAAACAAAAGAAATAACCCAGAACGTGTTGAAATGAAAAAGTTCTGTTCACGTGAAAACAAACAAACTTTACACCGTGAAACTAAATAA
- the comGD gene encoding competence type IV pilus minor pilin ComGD: MEKLLQIRKQQAFTLIEMVVVMMIVSCFLLLTMTSNSLKDFKVINDESNIISLITELNYIKSKAIANQSFINVRFYENSDTIKVVEKNKIYYLKLKVGKIINVAKVDSIYFDKHGNINKFGSISIEKNNKVYRIIFHIEKGRIRYEKL; the protein is encoded by the coding sequence ATGGAGAAGCTATTGCAAATTAGAAAACAACAAGCATTTACACTTATTGAAATGGTTGTTGTAATGATGATTGTTAGTTGTTTTCTTCTATTGACTATGACATCAAATAGTTTAAAAGATTTCAAAGTTATCAATGATGAATCGAATATCATTTCATTAATTACTGAATTGAATTATATTAAATCAAAGGCAATTGCTAATCAAAGTTTTATTAATGTAAGATTTTATGAAAATAGTGACACAATTAAAGTAGTTGAGAAAAATAAGATCTATTATTTAAAGTTAAAAGTTGGAAAAATAATTAATGTTGCGAAAGTGGATTCGATTTATTTTGATAAACATGGAAACATTAATAAGTTTGGGAGCATTTCGATTGAAAAAAACAACAAGGTTTATAGAATAATATTTCATATTGAAAAAGGAAGAATTCGTTATGAAAAATTATAA
- a CDS encoding competence type IV pilus minor pilin ComGF, protein MLLSWMISKFVQLQMKILQNLKNVFNIKVKAFSLIEMILAMMAISIILLIVPDTIKISKTFLNESKDLTSVDFEFFARDLIDDFKKIDKKQIEIKPHNILINKTNEQIEYKFLNNKIIKTVNDKGNITMLNNVLSFSINKDQNATLRISISLKEGELIRKKILFV, encoded by the coding sequence ATGTTATTAAGTTGGATGATAAGCAAATTTGTGCAATTACAAATGAAAATTCTTCAAAATTTAAAGAATGTATTCAATATTAAAGTTAAGGCTTTTTCGTTAATTGAAATGATATTAGCAATGATGGCTATAAGTATTATTTTGCTAATTGTACCTGACACGATAAAAATAAGTAAGACGTTTTTAAATGAGAGCAAAGATTTAACGAGTGTTGATTTTGAATTCTTTGCAAGAGACTTAATTGATGATTTTAAAAAAATAGATAAAAAACAAATTGAAATCAAACCTCATAATATCCTTATCAATAAAACAAACGAGCAAATTGAGTATAAATTTTTGAATAATAAAATTATCAAAACAGTTAATGATAAGGGGAATATAACGATGTTAAATAATGTTCTGTCTTTTTCAATTAATAAAGATCAAAATGCTACTTTGCGAATATCAATATCATTAAAAGAAGGTGAATTAATACGCAAGAAAATATTATTTGTTTAA
- the comGC gene encoding competence type IV pilus major pilin ComGC, whose amino-acid sequence MLKVIKKAKAFTLIEMLLVLLIISLLLILIIPNIAKQTAHIQSTGCNAQVKMVNSQIEAYALKHNRNPSSIDELVADGFIKEAQKTCKSGETISISNGEAIAN is encoded by the coding sequence ATGTTGAAAGTTATTAAAAAAGCTAAAGCATTTACTTTAATAGAAATGCTATTAGTTCTATTAATTATAAGTTTATTATTAATTTTAATTATTCCAAATATCGCGAAACAAACAGCGCATATCCAATCTACTGGATGTAATGCACAAGTTAAAATGGTTAATAGTCAAATTGAAGCTTATGCATTGAAACACAATAGAAATCCTTCTTCAATTGATGAATTAGTAGCTGATGGCTTTATTAAAGAGGCGCAAAAAACATGTAAATCTGGTGAAACAATATCGATTAGTAATGGAGAAGCTATTGCAAATTAG
- a CDS encoding ROK family glucokinase, producing MTKIILAADVGGTTCKLGIFTPELEQLHKWSIHTDTTDSTGYTLLKGIYDSFVEQVDANNYDFSNVLGVGIGVPGPVDFENGTVNGAVNLYWPGKVNVREIFEQFVECPVFVDNDANIAALGEKHKGAGEGADDVVAITLGTGLGGGIISNGEIVHGHNGSGAEIGHFRADFDQRFKCNCGRSGCIETVASATGVVNLVNFYYPKLTFRSSILELIKENKVTAKAVFDAAKAGDQFCIFITEKVANYIGYLCSIISVTSNPKYIVLGGGMSTAGPILIENIKTEYHNLTFKPAQFETEIVQAKLGNDAGITGAAGLIKTYVLDKEGVK from the coding sequence ATGACAAAAATTATTTTAGCAGCTGATGTAGGCGGAACAACTTGTAAATTAGGGATTTTTACACCTGAATTAGAACAATTACATAAATGGTCAATCCACACAGATACAACTGATAGTACAGGGTATACACTATTAAAAGGTATCTATGATTCATTTGTTGAACAAGTTGATGCCAATAATTATGACTTTTCTAACGTGCTAGGCGTAGGAATAGGTGTGCCAGGTCCAGTTGACTTTGAAAATGGCACAGTTAACGGCGCAGTTAATTTATACTGGCCAGGAAAAGTAAATGTGCGTGAAATATTTGAACAGTTTGTTGAGTGTCCAGTTTTTGTAGATAATGACGCAAACATTGCTGCTTTAGGAGAAAAACATAAAGGTGCTGGTGAAGGTGCTGATGATGTTGTAGCAATTACACTTGGAACAGGTCTAGGTGGAGGTATCATTTCAAATGGTGAAATCGTTCATGGACATAATGGTTCTGGTGCAGAAATCGGACATTTTAGAGCTGATTTTGATCAACGATTCAAATGTAATTGTGGCCGTTCTGGCTGCATTGAAACGGTTGCATCTGCTACAGGTGTTGTCAATTTAGTTAATTTCTACTATCCAAAATTAACTTTTAGATCTTCAATTTTAGAATTAATTAAAGAGAATAAAGTTACGGCTAAAGCTGTTTTCGATGCTGCTAAAGCGGGAGATCAGTTCTGTATTTTTATAACTGAAAAAGTAGCAAACTATATTGGATATTTATGTAGTATTATTAGTGTAACTAGTAACCCTAAATACATTGTACTTGGCGGAGGGATGTCGACGGCAGGACCTATTTTAATTGAAAATATTAAAACGGAATATCATAATTTAACATTTAAACCGGCACAATTTGAAACTGAAATCGTACAAGCAAAGTTAGGTAACGATGCTGGCATTACTGGTGCAGCAGGTTTAATTAAAACATATGTATTAGATAAAGAGGGGGTAAAATAA
- a CDS encoding rhomboid family protein, whose protein sequence is MNIDKQFWKTIYYWIRYLNFDIVSREKDDQEIWLAHKRKKQIVIFKQHINSTQEMRFDKAKVLDHKKEIAEFISFEPQSFEFYYFTEASFSEEQLNEVAPIKIKFNIIRNTNDLIKQMPNFILAKMISEDNDKKTYMFYKRKVLTDNFLDKYMQKFSPATYMLIFVNVLIWLCMILYLNNFSDVKLLDVGGLVHFNVVHGEWYRIITSMFLHFSFEHILMNMLSLFIFGKIVEAIIGSWRMLGIYFIAGLFGNFVSLSFNTTTISVGASGAIFGLIGAIFAMMYVSKTFNKKMLGQLMIALVILIGVSLFMSNINIVAHIGGFVGGLLITLIGYYFNVNRKLFWILLIALLVIFIALQIRIFTIKEDNIYNKLIKDDMLNGNYDNAQNIVKQTINKNYADDQTYYLSGMIMATQNSKSEGMTEWERGLRMFPKSGILNFELAIANRSLNDDGKALKYVRKALNTDPKNTDYINLEKELTKSHESKNK, encoded by the coding sequence ATGAACATAGACAAACAATTTTGGAAGACAATTTATTATTGGATTAGGTATTTAAATTTCGATATCGTCAGTAGGGAGAAAGATGACCAAGAAATTTGGTTAGCACATAAAAGAAAAAAACAAATAGTTATTTTTAAGCAACACATAAATTCTACTCAGGAAATGCGCTTCGATAAAGCGAAAGTTCTAGATCATAAAAAAGAAATCGCTGAATTTATATCTTTTGAACCACAAAGTTTTGAATTTTACTATTTTACAGAAGCGTCATTCTCAGAAGAACAATTAAATGAAGTTGCGCCGATTAAAATTAAATTTAATATTATAAGAAACACTAATGATTTAATTAAGCAAATGCCGAATTTTATTTTAGCTAAAATGATTTCTGAAGATAATGATAAAAAAACATATATGTTTTATAAACGTAAAGTATTAACTGATAATTTTTTAGATAAATATATGCAGAAGTTTTCACCGGCAACATACATGTTAATATTTGTTAATGTCTTAATATGGTTATGTATGATTTTATATTTAAATAATTTTTCTGATGTAAAACTATTAGATGTTGGCGGACTTGTGCATTTTAATGTCGTGCATGGTGAATGGTATAGAATTATAACATCTATGTTTTTACATTTTAGTTTCGAACATATACTTATGAATATGCTTTCGTTGTTTATTTTTGGTAAAATAGTCGAAGCAATTATTGGTTCATGGAGAATGCTAGGTATTTATTTTATAGCAGGATTATTTGGTAACTTTGTATCCTTATCGTTCAATACGACAACCATATCTGTTGGTGCAAGTGGCGCGATATTTGGATTAATTGGGGCAATTTTTGCGATGATGTATGTTTCTAAAACATTTAATAAAAAAATGTTAGGACAGTTAATGATAGCATTAGTAATCTTGATTGGTGTGTCATTATTTATGTCCAATATCAATATCGTAGCACATATTGGTGGTTTCGTAGGTGGTTTATTAATAACATTAATTGGCTATTACTTTAATGTAAATCGTAAACTATTTTGGATTTTACTTATAGCATTGTTAGTTATATTTATAGCTCTTCAAATTAGAATATTTACAATTAAAGAAGATAATATTTATAATAAGCTAATTAAGGATGATATGCTTAATGGTAATTATGATAATGCCCAAAATATTGTTAAACAAACAATTAATAAAAACTATGCAGACGATCAGACTTATTACTTAAGTGGCATGATTATGGCAACTCAAAACTCTAAATCTGAAGGCATGACTGAATGGGAGAGAGGACTTAGAATGTTTCCTAAATCTGGAATTTTAAATTTTGAGTTAGCAATTGCAAATCGTTCATTAAATGATGATGGAAAAGCATTAAAATATGTGCGTAAAGCATTGAATACAGATCCTAAAAATACAGATTATATTAACTTAGAAAAAGAGTTGACTAAATCACATGAGTCGAAAAATAAATAA
- the comGA gene encoding competence type IV pilus ATPase ComGA: MKILFQEIINKAIVMKASDVHFIPVHNEVSIKFRINDNLEQYEEIGNSIYQKLLVYMKFQAGLDVSTQQVAQSGRYSYHFNKIYFLRISTLPLSLGQESCVIRIVPQYFKQTKSTYKFNDFKHLMNKKQGLLLFSGPTGSGKSTLMYQMVSYANKALNLNVISIEDPVEMQIPGIVQINVNEKAGINYVNSFKAILRCDPDVILIGEIRDKEVAKCVIQASLSGHLVLTTLHATDCKGAILRLLEMGISVQELIQATNLIINQRLVTTIKQQRQLVCEILSQQQLQYFFSHNHSLPTSFKKLETKLDDMTKAGVICESTMDTYI; the protein is encoded by the coding sequence ATGAAGATATTATTTCAAGAGATAATCAACAAAGCGATAGTAATGAAAGCGAGTGATGTCCATTTTATTCCTGTTCATAATGAAGTGAGTATTAAATTTCGTATAAATGACAATTTGGAACAGTATGAAGAAATTGGAAATAGTATTTATCAAAAGCTATTAGTTTATATGAAATTTCAAGCTGGTCTCGATGTATCTACGCAACAAGTTGCTCAGAGTGGTCGTTATAGCTACCATTTTAATAAAATTTATTTTTTAAGAATTTCAACATTGCCATTATCACTTGGTCAAGAAAGTTGTGTGATAAGAATAGTTCCTCAATATTTTAAACAAACTAAATCAACATATAAATTTAATGATTTTAAACATTTAATGAATAAGAAACAAGGCTTATTGTTATTTAGTGGTCCGACGGGTTCAGGTAAAAGTACTTTAATGTATCAAATGGTCTCATACGCTAACAAAGCGTTAAACTTAAATGTTATATCTATTGAAGACCCAGTAGAAATGCAAATTCCTGGAATAGTTCAAATAAACGTAAATGAAAAAGCGGGGATTAACTATGTCAATTCATTTAAAGCGATATTAAGGTGTGACCCAGATGTTATTCTTATAGGGGAAATTAGAGATAAAGAAGTAGCTAAATGTGTCATCCAAGCAAGTTTAAGTGGTCATCTAGTACTCACTACCTTACATGCAACAGATTGTAAAGGTGCAATTTTAAGATTACTAGAAATGGGGATTTCAGTACAAGAACTAATACAAGCAACTAATTTAATTATAAATCAAAGACTTGTTACTACAATTAAACAGCAACGACAATTAGTGTGTGAAATTTTATCACAACAACAACTTCAGTATTTCTTCTCGCATAATCATTCACTACCTACCTCATTTAAAAAACTAGAAACAAAGCTTGATGATATGACAAAAGCAGGTGTCATTTGTGAAAGTACAATGGATACGTATATTTAA
- a CDS encoding YqgQ family protein yields the protein MSRKINNFYDVQQLLKSYGFLIYFKNPQDMYEMIQQEISSLYQYELISKEEYLKCTLIINQRRNEQ from the coding sequence ATGAGTCGAAAAATAAATAACTTTTATGATGTGCAACAATTATTGAAAAGTTACGGATTTCTGATATATTTTAAAAATCCACAAGATATGTATGAAATGATTCAGCAAGAAATTTCATCACTATATCAATATGAACTTATATCCAAGGAAGAATATTTGAAATGTACGTTGATAATTAATCAGAGAAGGAATGAACAGTAA
- a CDS encoding MTH1187 family thiamine-binding protein, whose protein sequence is MAIVDVVVIPVGTEGPSVSKYIADIQRKLQEYKDMGKIDFQLTPMNTLIEGELSDLLEVVQAIHELPFDKGLSRVCTNIRIDDRRDKSRQMNDKITSVQKHLKNSGENA, encoded by the coding sequence ATGGCTATTGTTGATGTAGTTGTTATTCCAGTTGGAACTGAAGGTCCAAGTGTTAGTAAATATATTGCTGATATTCAAAGAAAACTTCAAGAGTATAAAGATATGGGAAAAATTGATTTTCAATTAACTCCTATGAATACATTAATCGAAGGCGAATTAAGCGATTTACTAGAGGTTGTCCAGGCTATTCATGAATTACCGTTTGATAAAGGTTTGAGTAGAGTTTGTACTAATATACGAATTGATGATCGACGTGACAAGTCTAGACAGATGAATGATAAAATTACATCAGTACAAAAACATTTAAAAAATAGTGGTGAAAACGCATGA
- a CDS encoding 5-formyltetrahydrofolate cyclo-ligase, translating to MTKKEIRQTILHKMKNFNKNEKQKADTWLANNFFETSEYKEAKSIALFLAFKHEVDTFSIISHALKQHKRVFVPEMDYSNRQMTFKEIFNLDDIEVDNKGIYFSTSEGEITNALDLVVVPGVGFQNDGYRIGYGGGYYDKFLAEYQTKTISLLYDFQLTSFEPESFDQAVDKLIIYKSA from the coding sequence GTGACTAAAAAAGAGATTAGGCAAACAATTTTACATAAAATGAAAAACTTTAATAAAAATGAAAAGCAAAAGGCCGACACATGGCTAGCTAATAATTTTTTTGAAACAAGTGAATATAAAGAGGCAAAGTCAATTGCATTGTTTCTTGCATTCAAACATGAGGTTGATACTTTCTCAATCATTTCGCATGCCTTAAAACAACATAAACGTGTTTTTGTACCAGAAATGGATTATTCAAATCGTCAAATGACTTTTAAAGAAATATTTAATCTAGACGACATTGAAGTTGATAACAAGGGGATTTATTTTTCGACTTCAGAAGGTGAAATTACAAACGCCTTGGATTTAGTTGTTGTGCCTGGTGTTGGTTTTCAAAATGATGGATATAGGATAGGGTACGGTGGTGGCTATTATGATAAATTTTTAGCTGAATACCAGACGAAGACAATAAGCTTACTATATGATTTTCAATTAACATCTTTTGAACCAGAATCATTTGATCAAGCAGTCGATAAACTGATTATATATAAATCAGCATAG
- the gcvT gene encoding glycine cleavage system aminomethyltransferase GcvT, which produces MSSDLKQTPLYQNYVDRGAKIVEFGGWAMPVQFSSIKEEHNAVRYEIGLFDVSHMGEIEVTGKDASQFVQFLLSNDTDNLTSSKALYTALCNEEGGIIDDLVIYKLAEDKYLLVVNAANTEKDYNWILKHKDQFDVEVQNVSNQYGQLAIQGPKARNLINDLVDVDVTEMGMFEFKKDIQLFGTNVILSQSGYTGEDGFEIYCDINDTEKIWDGLLEYNVLPCGLGARDTLRLEAGLPLHGQDLTESITPYEGGIAFASKPLIEADFIGKSVLKDQKENGAPRRTVGLELLEKGIARTGYEVMDLDGNIIGEVTSGTQSPSSGKSIALAMIKRDEFEMGRELLVQVRKRQLKAKIVKKNQIDK; this is translated from the coding sequence ATGTCAAGTGATTTAAAACAAACACCGTTATATCAAAATTATGTTGATAGAGGTGCTAAAATTGTAGAATTCGGTGGATGGGCTATGCCTGTTCAGTTTTCAAGTATTAAAGAAGAGCATAATGCTGTTCGTTACGAAATTGGCCTTTTTGATGTAAGTCATATGGGTGAAATTGAAGTGACAGGTAAAGATGCTAGCCAGTTTGTACAATTTTTATTATCAAACGATACTGATAATTTAACTTCTTCTAAGGCGTTATATACTGCGTTATGTAATGAAGAAGGTGGCATCATTGATGATTTAGTAATATACAAATTAGCTGAAGACAAATATTTATTAGTTGTCAATGCTGCTAATACCGAAAAAGACTATAATTGGATTTTAAAACATAAAGACCAATTTGACGTTGAAGTTCAAAATGTATCAAATCAATATGGTCAATTAGCGATACAAGGACCAAAAGCAAGAAACTTAATTAATGATTTAGTAGATGTTGATGTCACTGAAATGGGTATGTTCGAATTCAAAAAAGATATTCAATTATTTGGGACAAACGTCATTTTATCTCAATCTGGATATACTGGAGAAGATGGTTTCGAAATTTATTGTGATATTAATGATACAGAAAAAATTTGGGATGGATTATTAGAGTATAATGTATTGCCGTGTGGATTAGGTGCTCGAGATACATTAAGATTAGAAGCTGGATTGCCACTACATGGTCAAGATTTAACTGAATCAATTACGCCTTATGAGGGTGGTATCGCATTTGCGAGTAAACCGCTTATTGAAGCTGACTTTATTGGTAAATCAGTTTTAAAAGATCAAAAAGAGAATGGTGCCCCTAGAAGAACGGTGGGATTAGAATTACTTGAAAAAGGAATTGCAAGAACTGGTTATGAAGTCATGGATTTAGATGGCAATATTATTGGCGAAGTAACTTCAGGTACTCAATCACCATCATCAGGTAAATCAATTGCTCTAGCAATGATAAAAAGAGATGAATTTGAAATGGGTAGAGAATTACTTGTTCAAGTTCGTAAGCGTCAATTAAAAGCGAAAATTGTTAAGAAAAATCAAATTGATAAATAA
- a CDS encoding MBL fold metallo-hydrolase: MRISNLTLGFVDTNTYFIENDKAVILVDPSSESDKIIKKLNQINKPLKAILLTHAHFDHIGAIDDIVERYNVPVYMHESEFDFLKDPVKNGADKFKQYGLPVITSKVNPEKLDEGNVEISGFKFNVLHTPGHSPGSLTYVFDEFAVVGDTLFNNGIGRTDLYKGDYETLVDSIQDKIFELEDDLPLFPGHGPYTTVENEQLNPFLHG, from the coding sequence ATGAGAATATCAAACTTAACATTAGGGTTTGTTGACACAAATACGTATTTCATCGAAAATGATAAAGCTGTTATTTTAGTAGATCCATCAAGCGAAAGTGATAAAATCATTAAAAAATTAAATCAAATTAATAAACCTTTGAAAGCAATATTACTTACACATGCTCACTTTGATCATATTGGTGCTATTGACGATATCGTTGAACGTTATAATGTGCCAGTATACATGCATGAATCAGAGTTTGATTTTTTAAAGGATCCAGTTAAAAACGGCGCAGATAAATTTAAACAGTATGGACTACCAGTTATTACGAGTAAAGTAAATCCAGAAAAGCTCGATGAAGGCAATGTAGAAATCTCAGGGTTTAAGTTTAATGTATTACACACTCCTGGACATTCACCAGGAAGTTTAACATATGTATTCGATGAGTTTGCTGTTGTTGGGGATACATTATTTAATAATGGTATTGGTCGTACCGATTTATATAAAGGGGATTACGAAACATTAGTTGATTCCATTCAAGATAAAATTTTTGAATTAGAAGATGATCTACCTTTATTTCCTGGACATGGACCATACACGACAGTTGAAAATGAACAATTAAATCCATTTTTACATGGATAA